Genomic window (Egicoccus halophilus):
CGACGCTGGCATAGACGATCTCGCGCGGCGCGGCGGTGAGATTGCGCAAGCGCACGTACATGCTCACGGGCCCGCGGTGACTGCGCAGGTCGGCGGCCGTCAGCGGGGCACCGTCGGCCACGTAGCGGACCTCGACGGTCAGCGGCAGCTCGTCGGTCGGGAGGTCGACCGTGCGGTCGTCGACCCCACCCGGCGCCCCGACGCCCTCCCGGCGGGTGTGGGCCGTGGCCCGCTGCGGCGTGCCCATCTCGTTGAGCTCCACCTCCACCGTCCGCAGCACCTGCCGCTCGATCGGCTCGGTTGCCAGCACCCCGGGGCCTGCTGCCGACGCCAGCAGGACCGCGGCCAGCGGGATCGTGGCGAACGCCGCCCGCGTCCGCCGCATCACGCGCCGTCCGTCGCGTCGTCGTCGGGCGATGCGCCGGGACGACCCGTCCCCCGCACCGGGGCGTCGCGCCCCGCGACCACGGCCTCGCCCAGCACCGCCGGGCCCGCCCCACCCAGTACGACCGCCGCGGCCGACAACACCGACGGCAGGTCGGGGGACCGGCCGTCGGTGAGCACCAGCACCACCACGCCACCGAGCGGCACCGTCCAGCCCGCGACCCACCCCTCGGAGGTCACCGGGCCGAGCAGGGCGCCCCCGCTGAGCACCGCCAGGATCAGCAGCGCCGGGACGACGGCCGGGGGCGAGAGCCAGCCCAGCGCCGCCAGCACCAGCAACGTCGCGCCCCCGCCCAGCGCGGCGCCGACCAACCGGCGCAGCGCCGGACCCGGCGTCCCCAGGCCCAACGCGGCACCGACCGCGACCGCCGACAGCGGCGCGATCCCGGTGGCCACCAACGCCGCACCGATGCCGACCACCAGCACGGCCGGGAGCAGCACGGCCTCGACGTCCGGTCCGCCCGGCCGCTCGGGCCCGCGCCACGACCGGACGTCAGTGGTGGCGGCCGTCGGCACGCTCGGTTCCTCGGTCATGCTGTCCAGCGTGCCAGGCCGGCCCCTGCGCTGGCCGGTGGCCAACGTGTCCGGACGCCCACGCGACGGGGAGGTCCGGCGTCCCTTCTCCGTCGGTTGCCGGGTCGTGCCGCGACCGGCACGCCGGACCGAGAGGAGCGCGTGCAACGCCTGGTCGACGCCATGAGCCGCCTGGTGGAGCGGCGTCCCGGGTGGACGCTGCTCGCGCTCGCGCTCGTCACCGCCGTGCTCGGCGTGTTCGGCGTGCGGCTCGAGGTCGAGACCGACATCGCGGAGTTCGCCGGTGACGCCGAACTCGCCCAGGCGTTCGAGGCCGTCGACGAACGCTTCGGTGTCCGCGGCGGCGGACTGCAGGTCGTCGTCGACGCCGGGATCGGCGGCAACGTCCTCGACGGCGAGGGCCTGCGCGTCGGTGAACGGCTCGAGGAGCTCACCGAACGCACGCTCGGCGACGTGCTGGCCGAGGAGACGCCGCAGCAACCGGCGGTGGTCTCCTACGCGCTTCCGGTGCTCGAGGGCGCCGAGCAACTCGACCTGCCGGTCGAGGAACTGACCGACACGTTCGTCGCGGCGCTGCTGCAGCAGTCGCTGGCCGAGGACGGCGACGAACTGCGCGGTCTGCTCTCGGGAGACCTCGACGTCGAGCGCGCCCGGGCACGCGGCGGGCTGGTGGTCGTCGACCTCGACCCGGAGCTCGACGAGGAGCAACGACTCGAGGCCGGCCTGGCGCTGCAGGAAGCGCTGGACGCCGAGGACACCGGGTTCCTCGACGCCGAACCGTTCAGCTTCGAGCTGTTCAGCCACGAGCTCGAGGAGAGCATGCTGACCGAGCTCCCGGTGCTGCTCGGGCTGTCGGTCCTGTTGATCATGGCGGTGCTGTGGGTGCTGTTCCGCCGACTCGGCGACGTGCTGCTGTCGTTGACCGGGCTGCTGCTGGTGCAGGTGTGGCTGGCGGGCAGTGCGGTCCTGCTCGGTCCGCAGTTCCTCGGCCTGACCGGGCAGTTCAGCCAGATCGCCGTGGCGGTCCCGGTGATGCTCGTCGGCCTCGGGGTCGACTACTCGGTGCACCTCGTCGCCCGCTACCGCGAGGAACAGGCCGCGGGTCGGGATGCGCCCACGGCCGCCGGCGGGGCCGTGCGCACCGTCGGTGTCGCCCTGCTGCTGGTGACCGTCACCACGATGGTCGGCTTCCTCAGCAACGTCACGAGCCCACTGCCGCCGATCGCGGACTTCGGCATCTTCACGGCGGCCGGCATGCTCGGCGCGTTCCTGGTCATGGGTCTGCTGATCCCCTCCGCGCGGCAGCTGCTGGACCGCCGCCGCAGCGCCGACGGCCCGATCGGCGGGGCGGTCGGCGGCGGTGAGGGCCGCCTCGAGCAGGCGATGGCGTCGGTGGCGGAGCTCGCGGTGCGCTTCCCCGTCCCGGTGATCGTCGCCGGGCTCGTCGCGGGGGTGCTGGGCACGCTCGCCGCGATCGATCTCGACACCGAGTTCAGTCAGGAGGAGTTCGTTCCCGACGACGCACGGGTCGGCGGACTGCTCGACCGCATGGACGAGCTGTTCGGTGGTGACGTCACCGAGGAGACGTTCCTGCTCGTGGAGGGCGACTTCACCGACCCGGCCGTGGTGCAGGCGCTGCACGACACCGAGGCGTCGTTGCCCGACATCGACGACGTCCGCACCGTCGAGGGTGGCGGCGTGGACGTGGTCTCCCCGCGCACCCTGGTCAACGAGCTCCGGGAAGGCGCGGAGGTCACCCGCGAGCGGTTGGTCGAACAGGCCCGCGTCGCCGTCGGCGAGCAACCGGTCGAGGACCTGCTGCCGCTGCCCGACGCGATCGGTCGCGAGGAACTGCCCGACGAGGGCGGGTTCGGCACCGACGGGATCGACGACGGGGAGTACGACCTCGGCGGGGACGGCGTCGACGCCCCGACCGGTGACACCCGTGCCGGCGGGGGCATCGACGAGGACGAGCTGCAACGGCGGCTCCCTCCCGGCGTCGACGAGTCGGACGCGCTGCTCGGACTCCTCGACGACGAGGAGGTCGCGCAGGCGCTCGAACAGGGCGCCGAGGAGGAGTTGCGCGAGGACCTGCTGGGCACGCTCGGCGAGGACACCGCCACCGCACTGGCCGCCACCGAGCCGGGCGAGGTCGATCTCGCCCTGCTCGAGGCGATCGGCTACCCGCTCGAGGAGCTCGAGGAGAGCAGCCGGGAGCTGCTCGCCCTGGCCGTCGACCTCGAGGCCGCCGGCTGGTCCGGCGAGGCCCCCGACGACGACGCCGACCTCGACACGGTCTACGACCGGGTGACCGACCTCGCCCACGACGCCCT
Coding sequences:
- a CDS encoding efflux RND transporter permease subunit; translated protein: MQRLVDAMSRLVERRPGWTLLALALVTAVLGVFGVRLEVETDIAEFAGDAELAQAFEAVDERFGVRGGGLQVVVDAGIGGNVLDGEGLRVGERLEELTERTLGDVLAEETPQQPAVVSYALPVLEGAEQLDLPVEELTDTFVAALLQQSLAEDGDELRGLLSGDLDVERARARGGLVVVDLDPELDEEQRLEAGLALQEALDAEDTGFLDAEPFSFELFSHELEESMLTELPVLLGLSVLLIMAVLWVLFRRLGDVLLSLTGLLLVQVWLAGSAVLLGPQFLGLTGQFSQIAVAVPVMLVGLGVDYSVHLVARYREEQAAGRDAPTAAGGAVRTVGVALLLVTVTTMVGFLSNVTSPLPPIADFGIFTAAGMLGAFLVMGLLIPSARQLLDRRRSADGPIGGAVGGGEGRLEQAMASVAELAVRFPVPVIVAGLVAGVLGTLAAIDLDTEFSQEEFVPDDARVGGLLDRMDELFGGDVTEETFLLVEGDFTDPAVVQALHDTEASLPDIDDVRTVEGGGVDVVSPRTLVNELREGAEVTRERLVEQARVAVGEQPVEDLLPLPDAIGREELPDEGGFGTDGIDDGEYDLGGDGVDAPTGDTRAGGGIDEDELQRRLPPGVDESDALLGLLDDEEVAQALEQGAEEELREDLLGTLGEDTATALAATEPGEVDLALLEAIGYPLEELEESSRELLALAVDLEAAGWSGEAPDDDADLDTVYDRVTDLAHDALDQVLDEGRTLALVMVPTEAGEEDAEPLADALEQAAAPLAEVADDVLVVSEQLVVQETLDLLIEAQTEKILYSLGTALLLLVVYETVRSRRPMLGVITMVPTVFAVPIVLGVMWLIGLPFNALTATIASVAIGFGVDYGIHLSNRFQEESARAGSSEQAVRETVRHTGAALAGSAITTTLAFGVLMLSDLEPIVQFGGITALTMAAALVTTLVAQSSCLLLWDRHHRARA